TTTACTCAGGGCCATGCCGGGCTCAGAAGCAACTGGTTCTGTTTTCGGCCTCGTTTTCCCAAATAAGGCTGAAACTGAGAAGGGTGCTTCTGGTGGACAATTGCTGATTTTTATTCCCTCGTGATTTTTGTCTGAGTTTGCGTTGGTGTGAGTTTCCGTTTTCGGCCTCATTTTCAGAAATGAGCCTGAAAACGGCCTTGTCTATTTTAAAAAGAAAGGGAGGCTGCCCCCAAGTGGCGCAGCCTCCCTTTTATAAGTTATTGCACAATCAGGCGCTGTGTCTCCACGGCTCCGTTGGTATCACGAATCTGCAGCATGTACATACCTGGGGTTAAGTTCAGGTTGGCTTCACCGTCAACGGCTACGGTCTTTAACAGACGGCCGTCTAGGGCGCTCACGTTTACCTGGTATTTCTTGCCATTGGTAAATTTGATGGCCACTCTGCCCGTTGAAGGGTTAGGGTACACTGCCATTTGCTTAGGCGCTCTCTCATCTCTCACGCTGGTGATAACGCCGTTGGTGATGGTGAGGCTTTTCATCATGAAAGGAGAACCGGCAAAGCTGTTATCCACGGCCTGTACGCCTACGCGGTATCTGCCGTTAGGCAAGCCATTAATGGTCCAGCTCTTGTTCATTTGCACGTTGCCCATGCGCTGCAGCATCAATTTGCCAGAGGTGGTGTCTGCCATGGCATAAGAAAACGTTCTGCCGGTGGTCAGGTTCATCAAAAACAAGTTATAGGTCAAGCCTGCCTGTGGCGTGGTGGCGTCTACCGCGGCATCCCAGCTAAAAGTCATGGCCCCACCGGTGCCGGCGGTCACGCGCAGGTTAGCAGGCGCAGCAGGGGCAGCGTTTACTGTGGTGGCAGGGTTTACCACAATCATGGAAATCTGGCTGTTGAACGCGGTACCGGCCCCTTCAAAGTTGTTTCCGGAGAAACCGGTCAGCAACAAGTCAAGGTCAGAGTCGCCGTCAATATCTGCCACTTCAATGGAGCTCTCAGAAACGCCCGGGAGTTTGTCATTGTTGGTCATGGGTGCAAACGTGCCGTTGGTATTCAGGAAAATAGCGGTGGCTTGTCTGTTTAGGTCACCGGCCCAACCGGTCACTATAATATCCAGGTCGCCGTCATTGTCCCAGTCAGCAAATTTGCCGCCGTCCCCTACGCTGATTTGTCTGAACCTTGTGAACGTAGTGGCTTCTGCGAATACGCCGTTGGTGTTTTTGTACAGGCGGTACACGTCATCACTGTCTTCACCGGTGCCTTGGTAACCGTCTCCGTTCAGTAACATATCCAGGTCACCGTCTCCGTCATAGTCACCCCAGGTGGCAGAGCCGAAACCTTTTTGCTTCAGGCCCAAGTCACGCACGGCAAAGGTGCCGTTGGTGTTCACAAACATTTTGGAGAAGCGCGTGCGGTTGTTCTCATCATACGCGTTCACAAACAGGTCCAGGTCACCGTCATTGTCAAAATCCACCACAGAAACCTGCGGGTCAATAAACGCGAAGTTGTCAAACTGCTCAGACACGGTAAAACCGCCCTGTTTGTCATTCATGTACAGCACGCTTCGGCCAATGTTGGCGTTGGAGAACGAGTAAATGTCTTGGTAGCCGTCATTGTTCAAATCTGCGAAGCCTACGTTTGGCGCGCTGGCGGCAAAATCTGGGTCAACGGTCATGGGCGTGAACGTGCCGGTACCATTGGAGGTGTACAGTGCAGAATAACCGTTGGCCGCAAAACCTGCCTGCACCATGTCCAGTTTTCCATCACCGTTGATGTCACCCCAATCTATAGTAGCCATACCGCCACCCATAAAGGGAGATTCTACGGCCGTAAACACCCCAGAGCCGTTATTAAGGTACAACTGCTTGATGCGGGTCCAGACACCGTCCACCTGAGGGCCATCGCCGCTCAGGAAAATATCCAGGTCGCCATCACTGTCCACATCCACCACAGAGATGTCAGCGTGCTGCACCCCACCGGAGTTGAGGTTTCTAAGGGTGAATGACTGGGCCGAGGCACTGGTGTACCCCAGAAGACCCAGACACAAAAGAAATGGTAATTTTTTTTTCATAAAGCTGATTTTAGGTGTGGGAATGAATTAAACGTATAAAATGGGTGAACCTTAGAGCGTTTGAGCGCCCCAAGGTTCACCGGTAAATTACCAGTTTGGATTTTGATCCAGGTTTTGGTTGATGTCCAAGTCCAGTTGTGGAATAGGCAGAAACTCGTGCTTGCCTACCTGAAAATTGGCGAAGCCCGGATCACGCGGCGCCAATAACGGCCCCAGGTCGCCCCAACGGGCCAGGTCATTCCAGCGGTGGCCTTCCCCAGACAGTTCCGTGATGCGCTCATGCTTGAGTTGGTTAAGGAACCGGAGCTGGTCTAGTCCTGGCATGGCCGTGGAGAGCGGCTGTAGCTTGGCTCTTTGGCGCACACGGTCCACATACTGGTAGGCGGTAGCCGGGCCGCTGGTAGCATTGATGGCTTCTGCGTACATCAACAGCACGTCTGAGTACCTGATGAAGCGCCAGTTGTTAGGCGAACGGTAGCCCTCTACGTCTTTCCAGTGGTCGTTCTGGAACTTTCTGAACCATACCCGTTTGTTGTTGGAGCCAAATCTGCTTCTGAACGTTCTGCCATATACCATTGAAAAAGACGGCCCTCTCGCATCTGTGGAATCATAGATAAACGAAGCCTCCAGGCGCGGGTCACGGGTATCCATGGTGGTGCGCTCTTGCAGGAACTCACGGGTTACCCAGCGGTGCGCCTCCCCATCTGACCAACCAATGCCCGACGGCGCCCAGAACTGTGCAATGGAGGTACCATAGTTCAGTTGGTCTGTTCTAGGGTCTGTGTCATCATCATGGTTCTCCGTGGGGTTTTCAGCGAACTGAATCTCAAACACTGACTCTTTGTTGTTCTCGCGGTTAATCAAGAAGTTATCTCGATAGTCCTCCATCAAGCCATAGATGTTGCGGCCGTCTTCTTCTACCAGCCATTTCAAGGGCGGCAAGGCCTGGGCATATTTCTTTTGCTGCATGTAAGTTTTGGCCAGCAAGGCGTACGCGGCTCCTTTGGTGGCGCGGCCAAGATCTGCATCATTGGGATACACGGCAGGCAGCGCGGCGGCGGCCTCAGACAAGTCTTTTTCTACCTGCGCCCATACTACCGCCTGCGGCGACGTGGGAGGCATATCTGTGGGTTTAGGCGTTGACAGCATCAAGGGCACGTTGCCCCAAAGACTGGCCAGGTGGTAGTAATAGAAGGCGCGCATAAACTTGGCTTCGCCCAGCAAACGCTGCTTCAATGGCTCATTCATGGCAATGGCCGGTACGTTGTCCAGCACCTGGTTAGCGCGGTTTATGCCAACGTACATGTCATACCACACCGCCACCACATCACCAAAATTGTAGTCTGGTTGAATGAACTTGTCCATGGCGTTGGCCAAAGCCCCACCGGCACCCGGGCTGTTGCTCAACCCCTCATCTGACCTGATCACGGTCAAAAATGGTAACCACCGTGAGGGCCCACCCCGGTGCAAGGTGCTGTAAATGGCATTCACGCCCAGCTCTGCATCGGCGCTGGTTTTCCAGAAAGACTCAATGGTGGCCGAGTTGGGGTTCTCTATATCCAGGTCATTCTCACAGCCTGAGAAAACAAGCGTGGCTGCGGCAAATGTGTATAGGAAGACTCTTTTCATATTCTTAATTTCTAAATAAGAATTCATTAAAATTCTAATTGCATGCCAAACGAGAAGATGCGGTTAGACGGCCAGTTACCGGCGTCAAAGCCTCTTTCCTGTATGCCGTTGCCCACTACGTCTGGGTCTAAACCATCATAGTCTGTGATGGTCAACAAATTCTGCCCGCTCACAAACAATCTGGCCGTCTGCACCCCTACCCGGTTGGTGAGCGCGGTAGGAATAGCATACCCCAACTCAATGTTCCGGAGGCGTACATAAGACCCGCTTGACAACCATCTGTCACTGCCAAAAACGGCGTTCTGGGTAAGCCCGGGGTCTCCTTCATTAATCCCAATTCTTGGGTCAGTGGTGTTAGTGTTGTCTGGCCGCCACGGGTTCACGTCTCTCCGGAAGTTGGTGTTCTGGTAGCTGTCCAGCACTTGGCGCACCCCGTTGAACACCTGGTTCCCAAACACCCCAATTAGCTGCACATTCACAGTAAATCCTTTGTAGGCGGCGTTGAACTGGGCACCGGTCTGCAAGGTGGGCCAAGGAGAACCCACAAAGGCACGGTCATCGTCGGTGATTTGACCATCTCCGTTCACGTCAATAAATCTAATATCACCGGGTTTGGCGTTTGGCTGGATAATAGTGCCGGCGGCGTTTTTGTAAGTGTCAACCTCTGCCTGGCTTTGGAACAGACCATCGGTCTTCAGCAAGAACCATTCGCCCAGGGAGCGTCCCACTTGCGTACGCGTGATGCCCGTCTGGATGTAGTTTCTTCCTTCGCCTTGGTTGCCCACGCTTTCCACTTTGTTCTTGATGGTAGTGGCATTGGCCGAGATATCCCATTTCAACGCGTTCTTGTTGTTGCGGTAGGTCACGCCAATCTCAAAACCGGTGTTTCTGATTGAGCCGGCGTTCACGGGCGGGTTACCATTCAAGTTGCCCAAATACCCTGGCAAGGGCAGGTTGGTCAGCAGGGCATCTTTGGAAAGGGAATTGTAGGCACTGAATTCAATGGAAATTTGGTTGTTGAGCAAGCTGGCGTCAAACCCTATGTTTTTGACAATCCGGTTTTCCCAGCGCAAATCTGGGTTCACCAGTCGGGCTTGGTAACCGCCCACAAACGGGGTTTGGCTGGATCCAAAAATAGCTCTGGGCGCTAAGTTCAGGAACCCGATATAATCCCAGGAGCCCAATGGCACAATGCCCAACTCACCGTAAGAGGCGTTTATCTTCAGGTCAGACACCCAGTCATTGGCAAAGAAACTTTCCTCGCTCACGCGCCATGCCGCCGAATAAGATGGGAAGAAACCGGTTCTGTACGACCGCCCAAACCTGGAATCCTGGTCTACTCTACCCGTGAAGGTGAACAGGTATTTATCTTTGTACACATAGTTCAACCGGCCCAAATAGCCAATATTGCGGTAGTTGGCCGGAATGCCGCCGCCCGTACTGGACGTACCTATAGCAGACCCAATGGTAGTAAAATACTGCCCGTTGTAGATGGAAAGCGTGTCACGGCCGGCAATGGTTTCTTCTCTTATAATAGACTGTTGCGTGTAGCCCACTACCCCATCAATGTGGTGTCCACCAAAGTCTTTGTTGAAATTGAGCGTATGGTCAAATTTGGTATTCAGGAACCGGGAGCGGTTCTCCCGCACGCTGCTGGGCACATCTGGTCTCTGGTACTGGAACCGTCCTACTTCTGTGATGGTGTTCACGTAGTCAAAGCTCACCTCTAAACCGGCGTCAAACTTATAACTCAACCACTCGGTCAGTTTCACATCTACAAAGCCGTTGCCCACCAGCTTGGCGAAATTACTGCTCCGGCGCCACAGGTCATTAATGGCTAAGGAGTTCCAGGCAAAAGACCGGGCGTTGTCTGTACCGTAAGACCAACCTTCTGGGTTGTAGACAGGATCTACGAACTCAATGCCCTTGATAGGTTGAACAGGTAACAGTTGCGGCAGATCATAGAAAGGGTTGCCCTCAGCCGGGTTCTTGGTATTGGTGTTGGTAAGCAAAAGGTTCTCGCCAAAGCTCACGCGGCCTCTCTTGCCGCGGGTGTTCACCCTAAAGCTCCCGCGGTCAAACGAGTGCCCTTTTAAAACGCCTTGGTTGGAGAAATAACTTCCAGACAAAAGGTAGGTACCGTTTTCACTTCCTCCAGACAAAGTCACGTTGTAGTCTTGGGTGTTGCCTACTCTGATCATTTCGTCTTGCCAGTCTGTGTTCACCGTAGCGTTGAACGGCTCGGAAATACTGACAGGGATTGGCCTCCCTGAATTTTGGTATTGCTGGCGTTGCAGGGCTGCAAATTCTGTACTGTTCATCATGTCCCAGCGCTTAGGAATCTCCTGCATGCCGTATTTGGCGGAGAGACTCACTTTAGCTGGACCGTTTTTGCCTTGCTTGGTGGTGATGATGATAACGCCATTGGCCGCGCGCGAACCGTAAATAGCCGCCGCTGAGGCATCTTTCAGGACCTGCATGGTCTCAATGTCATTTGTATTAATGGTGGAGTTGGCATCTGACAACATACCGTCAATGACATACAATGGGTTGGTGTCTGTAAAACTGGCTGCTCCGCGTATCTCAACTACCGCTCCCTGACCCGGGGCGCCACCGTTCCGCACGGTTACGCCTGGCGTCAAGCCTTGAATAGACTCAGCTACTGAATTAGCGGTTATCCTGTTAGCTTCAGCGGGATTAATCACTGAAACCGCGCCCGTTAAATCTTTCTTTCTGACGGTCTGGTACCCAATCACCACTACTTCATTCAAGGTCTGGTCATCTGTGGCCAAGGTCACGTTGATGGTGGACCGTGCACCAATGGGCACTTCCTGTGACACGTACCCAACATAAGAGAAGACCAGCGTACCGGTTTCCTGGGCTGGAGTGAGGGCAAGGGAATAGGCGCCGTTCACATCTGTAGAAGAGCCGTTGCTGGTGCCTTTCACCATGACCGTCACGCCGGGCAATGCCTCACCTTGCGCACCTACCACGGTGCCGGTCACAGTCCTGGTTTGCGCCCATGCAGGTTGCGCCACTGCCCCAAACAGCAAAAAGGCGACTAGCAGAAACAGCCACTTTTTATGCTCCGCCATCTGCAAAGAGGCGGCCTGAGGCTGGTGCATAGGGAGTGTAAGTAGATTTCCTTTCATAGAATAGTGTTTGATAGAATGCGTGCCACCACCGATTAACCTGTAACTAGCAGGTGAAGGATTTGCTAAAAACGACCTAACCGAATGCCAAATCGTCAATTCACCCCAGTTACGTAATCGATTACGTTGCATATTTAGTAATACAGATAGGCATTTCCTAATAACTAGTAAGATTTTTAATGCCATATTTTTAAACCTTGTTAATTATTTACCTTGTAAAAGGCCTATTTGGAAAGCAAAATGCGTTTTATGGTATTTTTATTGAAAAATATTCAATTGATATATTCAACAAGCAGCTTGGATACGATTAAAAATAAACTATATATTTACGTAATCGATTACATCTTATGCCGAGAACCACTATCCATGATATAGCCAAAGAGCTGAACACCACCGCGGCTACGGTGTCCCGTGCCTTGAATGACCACCCCTCTATCAGTGCGGCTACCAAGGAGAACATCAGGAACGTGGCTAAAAAGTTGAACTACCAACAGAACCGCACAGCTTCTTCCCTTAGATTGGGTAAGACCTTTGTTATAGGTGTGATGATCCCCAGCGCTGAAATCAGCTTTTTTGGCTCTGTGATTCATGGTATTGAGCGCATTGCCAAGGCAAATGGCTACAGTGTGCTGCTTTTTCAGTCCAATGAATCCTATGAAGACGAAGTACAGGGAATTCAAACCTTGTTGCAGTCTAACGTGGACGGCATCATTGCTTCCATTGCCAAGGAAACCACCCGCTATGATCACTTTTTGGAAGTGAAGCGCCGCCGGGTGCCATTAGTGTTGTTTGACCGGGCCATTGACGAGTTGGGTGTCTCTACCGTTGTGATTGATGACCATAAAGGTGCTTTTATGGCCACTGAACACCTTATCACGCAGGGCTACACCCGTATTGCCCATATTGCCGGTCCTTCGCACATTAAAATTTTCCATGAACGCCTGCGCGGCTATGTAGATGCCTTGGCCGCCCACGGCATGAAAGTAGAGGAAGACCTGATTACCTATGGCAAGGTCTCCATTGACTCAGGGCGCGCGTGCGCAGATCAGCTGCTACAACTCAGCAAAAAGCCAGACGCCATTTTTGCGGTGGAAGACTTTACTGCTTTGGGCGCGCTGCAGGCCATTAAAGAAAGTAAGTGGTCTAGACCGGGCCAGATTGGCTTGGTGGGTTTCGCCAATGAGGCTTTCAGTGCCTACATTACGCCCAGCCTTACCACCATTGACCAGCAGACAGCGCTTATGGGCCAGGAGGCGGCCAAGTTATTCATGGAACACCGCCCGGGCGAAGACCTCAACGAAAAGCCTTCGCAAAAAATAGTACTGGAACCATTGCTCATTCAGCGGCAGTCTTCCCAGATGAAAAAACCTAAGAAATAAACAAAATCTCCATATTCTCACCTTAGTTCCCGCTTCCCTTTCCTCTTACACTACAAACAAACTTATTCATCTGAAACACTTCTAACTACCATGGGACTACACACCATTGACTACTGTATTTTCCTGCTGTACTTCTTTATAGTCTCTGGGTACGGGTACTGGATCTACCGGCGCAAAAAAACTAAGCAGGCTGACTCCAAAGATTTCTTCCTAGCAGAAGGCTCTCTGACCTGGTGGGCCATTGGTGCGTCATTGATTGCCTCCAACATCTCCGCCGAGCAGTTTATCGGCATGTCGGGGTCTGGGTTTGCCATGGGCTTGGCCATTTCTACCTATGAATGGATGGCGGCAGCTACCCTTATTGTGGTGGCGGTGTTCTTTATTCCCATTTACCTCAAGAACAAGATTTACACCATGCCGCAGTTCCTGTCGCAGCGGTATAACAACAGCGTGAGTACCATAATGGCCGTTTTCTGGCTGCTGGTGTACGTGTTTGTGAACTTGTCTTCTATCCTATACCTGGGCGCGCTGGCTATTCAGACCATTTCGGGCATTGACTTCTATTATTGCATGTACGGCTGCGCCATCTTCGCTATTTTCATCACGCTGGGCGGCATGAAAGTGATTGGCTACACAGACGTTATTCAAGTGTTTGTGTTGGTGCTGGGCGGTCTGGCCACTACGTATCTTGCCTTGGACTTAGTGTCTGACCAATTGGGTGGCACGGGCATTGGCGATGGCTTGTCTTACTTATACTCTGAGGCTACGGACCATTTCAGCATGGTGCTGTCTGAAGGCGAAATCATGATCCCCAACGGCGAAGGCGGCACCCGTGATGCCTACATGGACTTGCCCGGCCTGTCGGTTTTGATTGGCGGTATGTGGATTATCAACTTGAATTACTGGGGCTGTAACCAATACATCACGCAACGCGCCCTAGGGGCAGATTTGAAGACGGCCCGCAGCGGTTTGTTATTTGCCGCATTCCTGAAACTCTTGATGCCCGTGATTGTGGTATTGCCTGGTATTGCTGCGTACGTACTTCATAAGAATGGGATGTTCCAGGCCGAAATGGCGAACGAACTGGGACACATCAAGCCAGACCATGCCTACCCGGTGTTGCTCAACCTGCTGCCCATTGGCTTGAAAGGTCTTTCGTTTGCCGCCTTGACAGCGGCCATTGTGGCGTCATTGGCGGGCAAAGCCAACAGTATCTCTACCATCTTCACCCTAGATATTTACAACAAATTTTTCAACAAGAATGCCACTGAAAGTCGTCTGGTAGGCGTAGGAAAGCTGGTAGTGGTGGCCTCGTTCGTCATTGCAGTATTGGTAGCTCCTGCGCTGCGAAATCTGGACCAGGCGTTCCAGTACATTCAGGAATACACGGGCTTTATCTCGCCGGGCGTGTTTGCCATTTTTGCGCTGGGCTTCTTCTGGAAACGCACTACCTCTGCCGCCGCCTTAACCGCCGCTATCCTGACTATTCCGTTGTCTACGTTCCTTAAGTTTCAGTTCCCGGAGATTCCGTTCATTGACCGCATGGGCATTGTGTTTGTGATGCTGGCCGTATTGATGGTCATCATCACGCTGCTGGATCCCAAAAGTAAGCACAACCCCAAAGGCCTGGAGATTGACGCCAGCATGTTCAAACCTTCCACTTCGTTTACGGTGGGCGCCATCTTAATTTGCGGAATCTTGGTAGGCTTATACACCATCTTCTGGTAAATGATTATCTAATTCAAGACAAATGCGTTAAGAAAAACTGGCGCATTTGCATTTTTAAAGCGTATTAGAAATTATGGTGCAGGACATAGTAGACAAATTCAAGCAATTCTACCGGCAGGAGCCAATAGTGGTACGGTCGCCGGGCCGCGTGAATCTTATTGGCGAACACACAGATTACAATGAAGGCTTTGTGCTACCGGCAGCGGTGAACAAAGAAATCTACTTCGCCATTGCGCCCAACGGCACCAACACCATGCGGGCGCACGCCTTTGACCTGGAAGAAACCGCCGAGTTTGATTTGAACAATGTGCAGCGCTCAGAGATTGGCTGGGCCAATTACCTATTGGGCGTGGTGGCGCAGCTGCAGAAAGCCAACTATGACGTGAAAGGCTTTGACGTGGTCTTTGGCGGAAATGTGCCCATTGGCGCTGGCATGTCGTCCTCGGCGGCGGTGGAGTGCGGGCTGGCGTATGGCTTGAATTACCTTTTCGCGTTTAATATTGAGAAGTTCACGCTGGTGAAAATGGCGCAGAAAGCCGAGCACGAATACGCGCTGGTGATGTGTGGCATCATGGACCAGTTTGCCAGCATGTTCGGGAAGCACAACCACGTGGTCAAGCTGGACTGCCGTTCGCTGGAATACGAATACTTCCCGTTTGATTTGGCTGACTACCGCATTGTGCTCTGTGACACGCAGGTGAAACATTCCCTGGCTTCCTCGGCGTACAACACGCGCCGCCAAGAATGTGAAACCGGCGTGGCGCTCCTGCAAAAGCATTACCCAGAAGTCCACAGCCTGCGCGATGCCACGCTGGAAATGCTCCAAGCGCACCAAGCCGAATTTGACCCCGTGGTGTACAACCGCTGCACCTACGTAGTGGAAGAGAACCTGCGCGTGGAACAGGCCTGCCAAGATTTAGCCAACGGCGACATGGTAGCCTTCGGGCAGAAGATGTACGCCTCGCACCACGGCCTGCAGCATCAATATGAAGTCAGTTGCAAAGAGTTGGATTTTCTGGTGGACGAAGCCAAGAAATCGCAAGAGGTGCTGGGCGGACGCATGATGGGCGGCGGCTTTGGCGGCTGTACCATCAACCTGGTGAAACTGGCCGGTATTGGCACCTTCACCGCCCAGATGACCGAGGCTTATAAAGCCCAGTTTAACATTGACCTCAAAACCTACGTGGCCCAGATAGAAAACGGGACCAGCCTGGTTCCTATTGACTTCTCAAAGAAATAACCCTTGACTCACTACCTCCAAGTCATTTCGCATGACTTCGGGGTAGCTTTAGTTATTTCTTACCATTCACATCTTCATTTCTTCACGCATCGCCATGGAAGCCTTTGATATAAACGACCATTCTCACCGAAGATACAATGCCCTCACCGGCGACTGGGTGCTGGTCTCGCCGCACCGGTCCAAAAGGCCGTGGCAGGGCCAGCAGGAAGAAACCACCAAAGAGCAACGGCCGCAATATGACCCAAACTGTTACCTCTGCCCGGGCAATCTGCGCGCCAACGGCGAAACCAACCCAGAGTATCCGTCCACGTTTGTGTTCACAAATGACTTCGCGGCGCTGCAGGAACAAACTCCGGCCGGTGGCTTAAGCAAAGGCGGTTTAATTAAAGCCGAGAGCGAGCGCGGGCTGTGCAAGGTCATCTGTTTCTCGCCGAGGCATGATTTAACCTTGTCTGACATGGCCGTGCCGGAAATACGCAAAGTGGTGGACCTCTGGCAACAGCAATATCTGGAACTGGGCGCGCTGGACTACATTAATTACGTGCAGATTTTTGAGAACAAAGGCGCGGTCATGGGCAGCAGCAACCCGCACCCGCACGGCCAGATCTGGGCCCAGAGCTCGGTGCCCGTGGAACCCGCCAAAGAAACCATGCAGCAGACGCAGTATTTCCATGAAAACAAAAGAAGTCTGTTAGCCGATTATCTGGCCCTGGAACTGGAGGAGAAAACCCGAATTGTTTTGGAGAACGAACACTTTGCCGCGCTGGTGCCGTTCTGGGCCGTATGGCCGTTTGAGACCATGCTCATCCCCAAACGCCACTTCGCCCATTTAGGCCAGATTTCAGATGAAGAAAAAGACGCTTTTGCGGCCATGATAAAAGACTTGTCGGCTATTTATGACAAACTCTTCCAGACGTCTTTCCCCTACTCCGCTGGTCTGCACCAAAGCCCCACCGACGCACAGGAACACCCCGAATGGCACTTCCACATGCACTTCTATCCGCCGCTGCTACGTTCGGCAACCGTCAAGAAATTCATGGTAGGCTATGAACTCCTCGGCGACCCGCAACGTGATATCACCCCAGAAAGCGCCGCCGAACGGCTGCGCGGATTGGCGTAGCGTTTTCGGGCTCAATTCTGGAAACGGAGCCGAAAACGGAAACACTTATCTCTATGCGGCAAGAATGAAATCTGTAAAGTCATCATACCCTACCCCCTTCAAAGGGGGACGAAATGTGTTTTGTTTTGGGTGAAATGCGTGGGAGACAAGGCGGTGCCTGGTCTCTACAGGGACATTACCTATAAAGAAATCGAATTTTCATTCTCGTGTAGAGACCAGGCATCGCCTTGTCTCTAGCGCATTGCTTTCTTCTTCTTATGATATTTTCACGATTTGGGCCTCATTTCGAATTTAGAGCCTAAAAACAGAAACCCTATTTTTTTGCATCAGTCATCACAGAATAGTGTGGGTCTTCCAGAATGTTAACTTCAATCACGGCGCTGGCGTTCTGGAGCAGGGCACGGCAGTCGGGGCTTAGGTGGCGGAGGTGGAGTTTCTTACCAGCTTTTTGGTAGCGATTGGTGAGTTTGTTGAGAGCTTCAATACCCGACATATCGGCCACGCGGCTGTCTTTGAAATCGATGATAACCTCAGCGGGGTCATTGGCCACGTCAAACTTCTCCGTGAACGCCGCCGCAGACCCGAAGAACAAGGGCCCATACAATTCATAATGCTTCGCGCCATGCGCATCTATGTATTTTCTGGCGCGTATGCGTTTGGCGCTTTCCCAGGCGAAAACCAGCGCTGAGATAATCACACCAATCAAAACCGCCAGCGCCAGGTTATGCAGCCAAACGGTAATCACGGCCACCAGAATTCCCACGAACACATCATGCCGGGGCATTTTGTTGATAATCTTAAAACTGAGCCACTCAAACGTACCAATGGACACCATCACCATCACGCCCACCAAGGCTGCCATAGGCACTTGTTCAATGAACGGCGCGCCCACCAGAATAATGACCAGAATAGTCACCGCAGACACAATTCCGGCCAGCCTTGCCCTGGCGCCCGCCGACAAATTCACCAGCGTCTGAGCAATCATGGCGCAACCGCCCATGCCGTAGAAAAAACCGTTCAGCACGTTGGCGGTGCCTTGAGCCACGCTTTCGCGGTTGCCGTTGCCGCGCGTGCCCGTGATTTCGTCCACTAGATTGAGCGTGAGCAAACTCTCGGTCAAACCCACGCCG
This region of Rufibacter sp. LB8 genomic DNA includes:
- a CDS encoding LacI family DNA-binding transcriptional regulator, which produces MPRTTIHDIAKELNTTAATVSRALNDHPSISAATKENIRNVAKKLNYQQNRTASSLRLGKTFVIGVMIPSAEISFFGSVIHGIERIAKANGYSVLLFQSNESYEDEVQGIQTLLQSNVDGIIASIAKETTRYDHFLEVKRRRVPLVLFDRAIDELGVSTVVIDDHKGAFMATEHLITQGYTRIAHIAGPSHIKIFHERLRGYVDALAAHGMKVEEDLITYGKVSIDSGRACADQLLQLSKKPDAIFAVEDFTALGALQAIKESKWSRPGQIGLVGFANEAFSAYITPSLTTIDQQTALMGQEAAKLFMEHRPGEDLNEKPSQKIVLEPLLIQRQSSQMKKPKK
- a CDS encoding UDP-glucose--hexose-1-phosphate uridylyltransferase; this encodes MEAFDINDHSHRRYNALTGDWVLVSPHRSKRPWQGQQEETTKEQRPQYDPNCYLCPGNLRANGETNPEYPSTFVFTNDFAALQEQTPAGGLSKGGLIKAESERGLCKVICFSPRHDLTLSDMAVPEIRKVVDLWQQQYLELGALDYINYVQIFENKGAVMGSSNPHPHGQIWAQSSVPVEPAKETMQQTQYFHENKRSLLADYLALELEEKTRIVLENEHFAALVPFWAVWPFETMLIPKRHFAHLGQISDEEKDAFAAMIKDLSAIYDKLFQTSFPYSAGLHQSPTDAQEHPEWHFHMHFYPPLLRSATVKKFMVGYELLGDPQRDITPESAAERLRGLA
- a CDS encoding SulP family inorganic anion transporter → MQPIIRLFDFSQKVDYKKEILAGLTVAMTMIPESLSFAILAGFPPLVGLYAAFIMGLVTAVLGGRPGMVSGGAGATAVVLIALMQSHGLEYVFAAVALAGILQILVGVFKLGKFIRLVPQPVMFGFVNGLAIIIFMSQVEQFKTGTGWLSGDTLYIMAGLVALTIAIILLLPKITKAVPPSLVAILVVFGVVMGFGIDTKLVRDIASVSGSLPPFHIPQIPFTLETLQIIFPYALIMAGVGLTESLLTLNLVDEITGTRGNGNRESVAQGTANVLNGFFYGMGGCAMIAQTLVNLSAGARARLAGIVSAVTILVIILVGAPFIEQVPMAALVGVMVMVSIGTFEWLSFKIINKMPRHDVFVGILVAVITVWLHNLALAVLIGVIISALVFAWESAKRIRARKYIDAHGAKHYELYGPLFFGSAAAFTEKFDVANDPAEVIIDFKDSRVADMSGIEALNKLTNRYQKAGKKLHLRHLSPDCRALLQNASAVIEVNILEDPHYSVMTDAKK
- the galK gene encoding galactokinase; the protein is MVQDIVDKFKQFYRQEPIVVRSPGRVNLIGEHTDYNEGFVLPAAVNKEIYFAIAPNGTNTMRAHAFDLEETAEFDLNNVQRSEIGWANYLLGVVAQLQKANYDVKGFDVVFGGNVPIGAGMSSSAAVECGLAYGLNYLFAFNIEKFTLVKMAQKAEHEYALVMCGIMDQFASMFGKHNHVVKLDCRSLEYEYFPFDLADYRIVLCDTQVKHSLASSAYNTRRQECETGVALLQKHYPEVHSLRDATLEMLQAHQAEFDPVVYNRCTYVVEENLRVEQACQDLANGDMVAFGQKMYASHHGLQHQYEVSCKELDFLVDEAKKSQEVLGGRMMGGGFGGCTINLVKLAGIGTFTAQMTEAYKAQFNIDLKTYVAQIENGTSLVPIDFSKK
- a CDS encoding sodium/sugar symporter — its product is MGLHTIDYCIFLLYFFIVSGYGYWIYRRKKTKQADSKDFFLAEGSLTWWAIGASLIASNISAEQFIGMSGSGFAMGLAISTYEWMAAATLIVVAVFFIPIYLKNKIYTMPQFLSQRYNNSVSTIMAVFWLLVYVFVNLSSILYLGALAIQTISGIDFYYCMYGCAIFAIFITLGGMKVIGYTDVIQVFVLVLGGLATTYLALDLVSDQLGGTGIGDGLSYLYSEATDHFSMVLSEGEIMIPNGEGGTRDAYMDLPGLSVLIGGMWIINLNYWGCNQYITQRALGADLKTARSGLLFAAFLKLLMPVIVVLPGIAAYVLHKNGMFQAEMANELGHIKPDHAYPVLLNLLPIGLKGLSFAALTAAIVASLAGKANSISTIFTLDIYNKFFNKNATESRLVGVGKLVVVASFVIAVLVAPALRNLDQAFQYIQEYTGFISPGVFAIFALGFFWKRTTSAAALTAAILTIPLSTFLKFQFPEIPFIDRMGIVFVMLAVLMVIITLLDPKSKHNPKGLEIDASMFKPSTSFTVGAILICGILVGLYTIFW